One Coccinella septempunctata chromosome X, icCocSept1.1, whole genome shotgun sequence genomic window carries:
- the LOC123321411 gene encoding fibroblast growth factor 5 isoform X2 gives MFISFAISSQAKNNRFVLESFRCGTTISYTGCSKITILQRSTVGIGQMKIQGTATCQYLCMDACGLLYGSKEFGDECVFNETIEKHYYNTYSSSKYSNDKRTFYLALNRRGQPRKVMLKAKQQLGRLSSYTRVLTRYVSPERTEELNHMRHHAHICAPSANSKLRLLSSHKDPSIEFPRCRKRKKRKKKKRKCLPSETENEHCLSNKQSNRKLQTHVKKCDSDDSSECQRETNKKKKLNSDKHDKANGNVKKKPKKGGKKKVNVVVSSEATVTVEEDSTHEVDYGMETNTHMDFDDTTALPLLELTEPSNSQTL, from the exons atgTTCATTTCCTTCGCGATTTCTTCTCAAGCCAAAAATAATCGATTCGTCTTGGAATCATTCCGATGTGGAACTACAATTTCGTATACTGGGTGTTCGAAAATAA cCATATTGCAGAGATCAACCGTTGGCATTGGTCAAATGAAAATCCAGGGTACCGCCACCTGTCAATATTTGTGCATGGACGCTTGTGGACTACTATACGGATCG AAAGAGTTTGGAGATGAATGCGTGTTCAACGAAACCATAGAGAAGCATTACTACAATACATACTCCTCGTCAAAATACTCAAACGACAAACGTACATTTTACTTAGCTTTAAATAGGAGAGGCCAGCCTAGGAAGGTGATGCTGAAAGCAAAGCAACAACTTGGAAGGCTGTCATCTTACACAAGAGTATTAACGCGTTATGTTTCGCCAGAACGTACAGAAGAATTGAACCACATGAGGCATCACGCCCACATCTGTGCACCTAGCGCAAATTCAAAACTAAGACTGTTATCCTCACATAAAGACCCCTCAATTGAATTTCCCCGATGTCGAAAACGAAAAAAGCGAAAgaagaaaaaacgaaagtgtTTGCCATCTGAAACCGAGAACGAGCATTGTCTTAGTAATAAACAATCTAATAGAAAATTGCAGACTCATGTGAAAAAGTGCGATAGTGACGACAGTTCAGAGTGCCAAAGAGAAacgaacaaaaagaaaaaattaaatagtgATAAACACGATAAAGCGAACGGTAACGTGAAAAAAAAGCCGAAAAAGGGCGGAAAGAAGAAAGTGAACGTGGTTGTGAGCTCCGAAGCCACAGTGACTGTTGAAGAAGATTCCACCCATGAGGTCGACTATGGGATGGAAACGAACACCCATATGGATTTCGACGACACAACTGCACTACCCCTACTTGAACTTACCGAGCCTTCTAACTCCCAAACACTTTGA